Proteins encoded within one genomic window of Lysinibacillus louembei:
- the recU gene encoding Holliday junction resolvase RecU — protein sequence MMIRYPNGKPYKAGTEEVQKPKKKQALKDINFGNRGKTLEDDLNETNSYYLQRQIANIHKKPVPIQIVKVEYPSRSAAVIREAYFRTPSTTDYNGVWNGYYLDFEAKETENKTSFPLKNIHAHQLEHMKNVILQKGIAFFIIRFSRLDRYFITPFPIVENAWQQMEQGGRKSIPLQQFEAQAIEIKPSYQPRIDYLQAVQQFVCESFTIMENTQSEEIKRD from the coding sequence ATGATGATTCGCTATCCAAATGGAAAGCCTTATAAAGCGGGTACAGAGGAAGTGCAGAAGCCGAAAAAGAAGCAGGCCTTAAAAGATATTAATTTCGGTAATCGTGGTAAAACATTAGAAGATGACCTAAACGAAACGAATAGCTATTATTTGCAGCGACAAATTGCTAATATTCACAAGAAACCTGTTCCAATCCAAATCGTCAAAGTAGAGTACCCATCGAGAAGTGCTGCTGTCATTCGTGAAGCCTACTTCCGCACACCTTCAACAACGGACTATAATGGTGTATGGAATGGCTATTATTTAGATTTTGAAGCAAAGGAAACTGAAAATAAAACATCCTTTCCTTTAAAAAATATACATGCACACCAATTAGAACATATGAAAAATGTTATACTACAAAAAGGGATTGCTTTTTTTATTATTCGTTTTTCAAGATTAGATCGCTATTTTATTACACCATTTCCTATCGTGGAAAACGCATGGCAGCAAATGGAGCAAGGTGGGCGCAAATCGATACCATTGCAACAATTTGAAGCACAAGCAATTGAAATCAAACCAAGCTACCAGCCACGCATTGACTATTTGCAGGCGGTACAACAATTTGTGTGCGAAAGCTTCACAATTATGGAAAACACTCAAAGTGAGGAGATTAAACGTGACTGA
- a CDS encoding DUF871 domain-containing protein translates to MRRLGISLYPGHSTLEEMQQYVQLAHDNGFDRIFTCLMSLNNEQEREKLKQINAFAKGLGFDISADIAPNVFEELGLTYRDIGYLKEQYHLAALRLDMGFSGQEEAFMSLDASNLKVELNISNGTKYVDNILSYQPNQSNIIGCHNFYPRRYTGLSRAHFLKTSQQFKDNHIRTAAMISSQHGKFGPWEQTEYGLPTLEEHRFLPITVQAKDMWSTGLIDDCIIGNMYASEEELRALGQLNRYKLELQVEFSAETTALEEKIVLEEPHFNRGDVSDYVIRSTQSRVKYKADDFPAHDIVPLTVGDITIDNNLDVRYKGELQVVLQDMPNAGSSNVVARVKEEERFLLKHIQPWASFGFTK, encoded by the coding sequence TTGAGAAGACTAGGTATTTCATTATATCCCGGACATAGCACATTAGAGGAAATGCAGCAATATGTACAGCTTGCACATGACAATGGCTTTGACCGCATATTCACTTGTTTAATGTCATTAAATAATGAACAGGAACGTGAAAAGCTAAAGCAAATTAACGCTTTTGCGAAAGGCCTAGGCTTCGATATTTCAGCCGATATTGCGCCAAACGTTTTTGAAGAATTAGGCTTAACGTACCGCGATATCGGGTATTTGAAGGAGCAATATCATTTAGCAGCGCTTCGCTTAGATATGGGCTTTTCAGGTCAAGAAGAAGCATTTATGTCGCTAGATGCTAGCAATTTAAAAGTAGAGTTAAATATAAGCAATGGTACAAAATATGTGGATAATATTTTATCCTATCAGCCAAATCAATCCAATATTATTGGCTGCCATAACTTTTACCCAAGACGCTACACAGGCTTATCGCGTGCGCATTTTTTAAAGACATCTCAGCAATTTAAAGACAACCATATTCGCACAGCTGCGATGATTTCATCACAGCATGGTAAATTTGGTCCGTGGGAGCAAACGGAATACGGGCTACCAACCCTTGAAGAGCATAGATTTTTACCTATTACGGTGCAAGCAAAAGACATGTGGAGTACAGGTTTAATTGATGATTGTATCATTGGCAATATGTATGCATCAGAAGAAGAGCTGCGTGCTTTAGGGCAATTAAATCGCTATAAGCTTGAGTTGCAAGTAGAGTTCTCAGCTGAAACGACAGCTTTAGAGGAAAAGATTGTTTTAGAGGAACCACACTTTAATCGTGGAGATGTCTCCGATTATGTAATTCGCAGCACGCAATCCCGTGTCAAATACAAGGCGGACGATTTCCCAGCACATGACATCGTACCTCTAACAGTAGGCGATATTACAATTGATAACAATTTGGATGTGCGCTATAAAGGGGAGCTACAAGTTGTATTGCAGGATATGCCGAATGCAGGCTCTAGCAATGTTGTAGCACGTGTCAAGGAAGAGGAGCGCTTCTTATTGAAGCATATCCAGCCTTGGGCATCATTTGGCTTTACAAAATAG
- a CDS encoding N-acetylglucosamine kinase, with translation MYVLAIDGGGTKTSAVICDNAGRIYAKVITTRSNPTAMNTQFFEMTLHELMQQLRQQNEQIFQEVSSCFVAMAGVKELYAEPIVEKILRQYVHNTALITIENDALGALYAGTLGQPGIVQIAGTGAITLGYDENMEMHRIGGWGYLFDDKGSGYYIGMKALEAVFQSYDGRMPSTSLTAPILQHFDVDNVEKLIACIYNDEHPRTNIAPLSKYVMEAADNSDAVAASIMEEACVDFYKAIKVCFDKMVWHKSSIEIVLAGGVFTNIDFFITKLTQLVENTSVTFEFKKAVLEPIGGAAVGALKQKGIELDQEFVQIFNSYWKVL, from the coding sequence ATGTATGTTTTAGCAATCGATGGTGGAGGCACAAAAACTTCAGCTGTAATATGTGATAACGCAGGGCGAATTTATGCAAAAGTAATCACAACACGCAGCAATCCAACCGCAATGAACACGCAGTTTTTTGAGATGACATTGCATGAATTAATGCAGCAATTGCGTCAACAAAATGAACAAATATTTCAAGAAGTGAGCAGCTGCTTTGTTGCGATGGCTGGTGTCAAAGAGCTATATGCGGAGCCAATCGTAGAAAAAATTCTTCGTCAATATGTGCACAATACAGCACTGATTACAATTGAAAACGATGCATTAGGTGCTTTATATGCAGGTACACTAGGACAGCCTGGCATTGTGCAAATTGCAGGCACAGGGGCAATTACATTAGGCTATGATGAAAATATGGAAATGCATAGAATTGGTGGCTGGGGCTATTTATTTGATGATAAAGGAAGCGGCTATTACATAGGGATGAAGGCATTAGAAGCGGTATTCCAAAGCTATGATGGGAGAATGCCAAGCACCTCATTAACAGCACCAATTTTACAGCATTTTGACGTAGATAATGTAGAAAAATTAATTGCCTGTATATACAATGACGAGCATCCACGCACGAACATTGCACCGTTGAGTAAATATGTGATGGAGGCTGCTGACAATAGTGACGCAGTAGCAGCTAGTATTATGGAGGAAGCGTGTGTCGATTTTTATAAAGCAATTAAAGTATGCTTTGACAAAATGGTTTGGCACAAATCGAGCATAGAAATTGTACTAGCTGGAGGTGTTTTTACAAACATCGACTTCTTCATCACTAAATTAACGCAGCTTGTAGAAAATACATCGGTCACTTTTGAATTTAAAAAGGCGGTATTAGAGCCAATTGGCGGAGCTGCAGTTGGAGCTTTGAAGCAAAAGGGAATAGAGCTTGATCAAGAATTTGTACAGATATTTAATAGCTATTGGAAGGTGTTATAG
- a CDS encoding PTS sugar transporter subunit IIC has translation MFKFLEEKFVPVASRIGNQRHLVAIRDGFIAIMPLMIAGSLAVLVNNLPIDFYQNAMNAIFSDGTWKQWGGNVWGATFAIVSLLISFTIAYNLTKSYGKDALAGGAIGLASYMTFATYGEGGLTGLTTGTGGIFLAIILSLVSAEMFSRLSGNPRLLIKMPAGVPDAVAKSFATLFPAIITVGVLALVRTLISVLFDAPDIIGQFYTLVQEPFMGLTNSWVAALILAFVPAFVWTFGIHGANIIDPFMQTINLDAIAKNVEALEAGQVAPYIINKPFFDAFVNMGGSGTTIALIIAIFIVSRKNKQYSTVGKLSAAPGIFNINEPLLFGLPIVLNPILFVPFILTPMVNVSIAYFATKWGLVPAATVAAPWTTPPIINGWLVTQSISGAILSIVLIAVAVLIYTPFLLAANRAAAKQGQ, from the coding sequence ATGTTCAAATTTTTAGAGGAGAAGTTTGTTCCTGTCGCATCAAGAATCGGGAATCAACGCCATTTAGTTGCAATTCGTGACGGCTTTATCGCCATTATGCCATTGATGATTGCTGGGTCATTAGCTGTTTTAGTTAACAACTTGCCAATCGATTTTTATCAAAATGCAATGAATGCTATATTTAGCGATGGTACTTGGAAGCAATGGGGCGGTAACGTATGGGGTGCTACATTTGCCATTGTATCACTATTAATCTCATTTACAATCGCGTATAACTTAACAAAAAGCTATGGGAAAGATGCATTAGCAGGTGGGGCAATTGGTCTTGCGAGTTATATGACATTTGCAACGTATGGCGAAGGTGGTTTAACAGGTTTAACGACAGGAACTGGCGGTATCTTTTTAGCTATCATTTTAAGTCTTGTATCCGCAGAAATGTTTTCACGTTTATCTGGTAACCCGCGATTATTAATTAAAATGCCAGCAGGTGTACCAGATGCAGTAGCAAAATCATTTGCTACATTATTCCCAGCTATTATTACAGTAGGTGTTTTAGCATTAGTTCGTACATTGATTTCTGTATTATTTGATGCACCAGATATTATTGGTCAATTCTACACATTAGTACAAGAACCATTTATGGGCTTAACAAATTCTTGGGTAGCAGCACTGATTTTAGCATTCGTGCCAGCGTTTGTTTGGACATTCGGTATTCATGGAGCAAATATCATTGACCCATTCATGCAAACAATTAACTTAGACGCAATTGCGAAAAACGTCGAAGCACTTGAAGCAGGTCAAGTAGCACCATATATCATTAACAAACCATTCTTCGATGCATTCGTTAATATGGGTGGTTCAGGTACAACAATCGCTCTAATTATCGCAATTTTCATTGTTTCACGTAAAAACAAACAATACAGCACCGTTGGTAAATTATCAGCCGCGCCAGGGATTTTCAATATTAATGAACCGTTACTATTCGGTTTACCAATCGTCTTAAACCCAATTTTATTCGTACCGTTTATTTTAACACCAATGGTTAACGTATCGATCGCTTACTTTGCAACAAAATGGGGTCTAGTGCCAGCAGCAACAGTAGCAGCGCCATGGACAACACCGCCAATTATCAATGGTTGGTTAGTAACACAATCCATTTCAGGTGCAATCCTAAGTATCGTTTTAATTGCGGTAGCTGTTCTGATTTACACACCATTCTTACTTGCAGCAAACCGTGCAGCAGCGAAGCAAGGTCAATAA
- a CDS encoding PTS lactose/cellobiose transporter subunit IIA, producing the protein MEQEALLQSIMGLIMHSGNAKSECMEAIQFAKAGDSQAAQDKMKLAHEAIIEAHHAQTALLQQEAQGQKVEVSLLLIHAQDHLMNAITFRDLAQELVEVHEQIKGK; encoded by the coding sequence ATGGAACAAGAAGCTTTATTACAATCCATTATGGGATTAATTATGCATAGTGGAAATGCAAAAAGTGAATGCATGGAGGCTATCCAATTTGCGAAAGCAGGGGACTCCCAAGCAGCACAAGATAAAATGAAGCTTGCACATGAGGCGATTATCGAAGCACATCATGCACAAACAGCTTTATTGCAACAAGAAGCACAAGGTCAAAAAGTAGAAGTTTCTTTATTGTTAATTCACGCACAAGACCATTTAATGAATGCGATTACATTCCGTGATTTAGCACAAGAGCTAGTAGAAGTTCATGAACAAATAAAGGGGAAGTAA
- a CDS encoding transglycosylase domain-containing protein encodes MTERKLTREDIKKQRQQQKNKKKQPGFKIWLKRIVLTIVLIGVLGFLGGAGLFAYYASSAPELNEELLKYPVSSEFYDINGELFATIGQESRKYVKFEDIPDEMVSAILATEDVRFFDHFGIDLWRLGGAVVANFRHGFGSQGGSTITQQVVKNSFLSKDKKLKRKAQEAWLAIQLERQYSKEEIFEMYFNKILMSGRVYGFGQASEFFYGKPLNELSLDQMATLAGMPQSPNAYNPFKYPERAEKRRDIVLSLMVQHKKITQAQADEAKKLTVAERVLPEDERKPATVTNYPAFLDVVLSELESNGDKDALAEGIKVYTTLDPNAQKTVESIMNNDANFMTEKIQSGVAVIDTKTGEIRAIGGGRNYGIEVSFGYNYAYDLVTRAPGSTMKPLIDYAPAIEYLKWSTGQTLVDEPMKYTGTNQTITNWDNKYGGTMTARQALYTSRNVPAVKTLQAVGTDKAKNFVSRLGIDVDYVVESDAIGGGRINISPIQMAAAYAALGNNGIYTAPHAITKIVYRDGSTSDEYKPKETIAMSDYTAYMVTDMLRDVVGNKPNASGTAANVPGLDIAGKTGTTNYSADEFSKYNLPSSAVPDSWFAGYTTNYSIAIWSGYEQRSDAITTWEERRLPQTLFKSIMSEISSSVETARFTQPSSVVSATVEVGTSPLKLASEFTPENLRMTELFVKGTEPKEVSDTFEQLELSAPFNLKANYNDLAQAIDLTWEHQAPETTEEESPVPITFEVTMAIDGGEPAIISTSSANYFTIPAIEIGHDYVFTVTAISDDVRSEPASVSLYIEGLPDEPEEEDNWEEPSTEEPVEPIEPSNPEEPTEPVDPGTDTEDGSNNGQVTPPTTPSEPDNEGGTGGE; translated from the coding sequence GTGACTGAACGTAAACTTACACGCGAAGATATAAAAAAACAGCGTCAACAGCAAAAAAATAAAAAAAAGCAGCCAGGCTTTAAAATTTGGTTAAAGCGCATCGTTTTAACGATTGTTTTGATCGGTGTGCTAGGCTTTTTAGGTGGCGCTGGGCTATTTGCTTATTATGCAAGCAGCGCACCTGAACTCAATGAAGAGCTATTAAAATACCCTGTATCATCTGAGTTTTATGATATTAATGGAGAATTGTTCGCCACAATTGGGCAAGAAAGCCGGAAGTACGTAAAATTCGAGGATATTCCAGATGAAATGGTTTCTGCCATTTTAGCGACAGAGGATGTTCGCTTCTTTGATCATTTCGGTATCGATTTATGGCGTCTTGGTGGCGCAGTAGTTGCCAATTTTAGACATGGCTTCGGCTCACAGGGTGGTAGTACAATTACCCAGCAAGTTGTTAAAAATTCATTTTTATCTAAAGATAAAAAATTAAAGCGTAAAGCGCAGGAAGCTTGGCTTGCCATTCAATTAGAGCGCCAATATTCTAAAGAAGAAATTTTTGAAATGTACTTTAATAAAATTTTAATGTCCGGTCGTGTATATGGCTTCGGGCAAGCATCTGAATTTTTTTATGGCAAGCCATTAAACGAACTATCATTAGACCAAATGGCTACGCTGGCGGGTATGCCACAAAGTCCAAATGCTTACAATCCATTTAAATACCCAGAGCGTGCTGAAAAAAGACGTGATATTGTACTTAGCTTAATGGTACAGCATAAAAAAATTACACAGGCACAGGCAGACGAAGCGAAAAAATTAACAGTGGCAGAGCGCGTTTTGCCAGAAGATGAACGCAAACCAGCAACTGTCACAAACTACCCTGCCTTCCTTGATGTTGTGCTATCAGAGTTGGAGAGCAATGGAGATAAGGATGCACTGGCAGAAGGAATAAAGGTCTATACAACGCTTGACCCGAATGCTCAAAAAACAGTGGAATCTATTATGAATAACGATGCAAACTTTATGACGGAAAAAATTCAGTCAGGAGTTGCTGTTATTGATACGAAAACAGGTGAAATCCGCGCAATTGGTGGCGGTCGCAATTACGGTATTGAGGTTAGCTTTGGCTATAACTATGCTTATGATTTAGTGACGCGTGCACCTGGCTCAACGATGAAACCTTTAATCGACTATGCACCAGCAATTGAATATTTAAAATGGTCAACAGGCCAAACATTGGTCGATGAGCCAATGAAATATACAGGTACAAACCAAACGATTACAAACTGGGATAATAAATATGGAGGCACGATGACAGCACGCCAAGCGCTGTACACATCACGTAATGTTCCTGCTGTTAAAACATTGCAGGCAGTCGGTACAGACAAAGCGAAAAACTTTGTTTCACGTTTAGGTATCGATGTGGATTATGTTGTGGAATCTGACGCCATCGGTGGTGGTCGCATCAATATTTCACCTATTCAAATGGCAGCTGCCTATGCTGCATTGGGCAATAATGGTATTTACACTGCACCACATGCCATTACAAAAATCGTTTATCGAGATGGCTCAACATCCGATGAATATAAACCAAAAGAAACCATTGCCATGAGCGATTACACCGCTTATATGGTGACAGATATGCTACGCGATGTTGTAGGCAATAAGCCAAACGCATCCGGTACTGCTGCTAATGTCCCTGGACTTGATATTGCAGGTAAAACAGGAACAACAAACTATTCAGCTGATGAGTTTTCGAAATATAACTTACCAAGCTCAGCCGTTCCTGATTCTTGGTTTGCTGGCTATACAACAAATTATTCTATTGCTATTTGGAGTGGCTATGAGCAGCGTTCTGATGCCATTACAACATGGGAAGAGCGCCGCTTACCGCAAACTTTATTTAAATCAATTATGTCAGAGATATCATCGTCTGTTGAAACAGCTCGCTTTACCCAACCAAGCTCTGTTGTTTCTGCAACGGTTGAAGTTGGTACATCACCGTTAAAATTAGCAAGTGAATTCACACCTGAAAACTTGCGTATGACGGAGCTATTTGTGAAAGGCACAGAGCCGAAGGAAGTATCAGATACATTTGAGCAGCTCGAATTAAGCGCACCATTTAATTTGAAGGCAAATTATAATGACCTTGCTCAAGCAATCGATTTAACTTGGGAGCATCAAGCACCTGAAACAACTGAGGAAGAATCGCCTGTACCAATTACCTTTGAAGTAACGATGGCAATTGATGGTGGGGAGCCTGCAATTATTTCGACATCAAGTGCGAATTATTTCACGATTCCAGCTATTGAAATCGGACATGATTATGTATTTACAGTAACAGCTATTTCAGATGATGTACGCAGTGAACCAGCTTCTGTATCCCTTTATATCGAAGGCTTACCAGATGAGCCTGAGGAGGAAGATAATTGGGAGGAGCCTAGTACCGAGGAGCCGGTTGAACCAATTGAACCGAGCAATCCTGAGGAACCAACAGAACCTGTTGACCCAGGAACAGACACAGAGGATGGTAGTAACAACGGACAAGTGACACCTCCAACAACGCCTAGTGAACCAGATAACGAAGGCGGTACTGGTGGAGAATAG